Proteins from a single region of Candidatus Woesearchaeota archaeon:
- a CDS encoding uL15 family ribosomal protein, with translation MLIKKRTKISRQRGSSGHGWGHKKKHRGAGHRGGKGLAGTGARGDQRKSAVLSGASSFLKIVSAQKGVTLKSLAKNYMHFGKKGFKSLHKVTNDVLSLNYIETNFDKMVDTGLILKEKTEFVFDATSAGYDKILGRGKFSKKVTIIVDQISEIAKQRVEEAGGKVILPAEDKIEKTPSEE, from the coding sequence ATGTTAATTAAAAAAAGAACAAAAATATCCAGACAAAGAGGCTCAAGTGGTCACGGTTGGGGACACAAGAAAAAACATAGAGGAGCAGGACATAGAGGTGGAAAAGGACTCGCTGGTACTGGTGCAAGAGGAGATCAAAGAAAATCTGCAGTTCTTAGTGGAGCGAGTAGTTTTTTAAAAATTGTATCTGCTCAAAAAGGAGTTACATTAAAATCTCTAGCTAAAAACTACATGCATTTTGGTAAAAAAGGATTCAAATCACTCCATAAAGTTACTAATGATGTTTTATCATTAAATTACATTGAAACTAATTTTGATAAAATGGTTGATACTGGTTTAATCTTAAAAGAAAAAACTGAATTTGTATTTGATGCAACAAGTGCGGGATACGATAAAATTTTAGGAAGAGGTAAATTTTCTAAAAAAGTAACTATCATTGTTGATCAAATTTCAGAAATTGCAAAACAAAGAGTAGAAGAAGCAGGTGGAAAAGTTATTCTTCCTGCAGAAGACAAAATTGAAAAAACACCTTCTGAAGAGTAA
- the map gene encoding type II methionyl aminopeptidase yields MGELDIDILKELGKFTHDLRKRVSTIPKVGTSITELIDFVESEIFKAGYMPAFPCGVSINEIAAHYTVFNEDILLKKGDVVKIDFGVTHEGFITDNAITLEIEDNKYEKLMQANLEALNKAVELINVGVSLHEIGKAVNEIAKKNGFNTIHNLSGHQIGKNDLHCGLSIPNYGNLNNSKIKEDCEFAIEPFFTKGEPKVKSIGSSNHMHLAKDKPIRDPIAKKVLIYIKENFPELPFSKRWLLKDVITKINPNIKGKEKGFDLRKVNYAVKILKDHGILYEYDCLVSNDGSIITQFEDSVVFDKDKKIVLTRL; encoded by the coding sequence ATGGGCGAACTAGATATAGATATTCTTAAAGAATTGGGTAAATTTACTCACGATTTAAGAAAAAGAGTATCAACTATTCCTAAAGTTGGAACTAGTATAACAGAATTAATAGATTTTGTAGAATCTGAGATATTTAAAGCTGGTTACATGCCTGCTTTCCCCTGTGGAGTATCAATCAATGAAATTGCTGCCCACTATACTGTTTTTAATGAAGATATTTTATTAAAAAAAGGAGATGTTGTAAAAATTGATTTTGGGGTTACTCATGAAGGTTTTATAACAGATAATGCAATAACACTCGAAATTGAAGATAATAAATATGAGAAATTAATGCAAGCAAACTTAGAAGCACTAAATAAAGCAGTTGAATTAATAAATGTCGGAGTAAGTTTACATGAGATTGGAAAAGCGGTTAATGAAATTGCTAAAAAAAATGGATTTAATACAATTCATAATCTCTCTGGACACCAAATTGGCAAAAATGATTTACACTGTGGCTTAAGTATTCCAAATTATGGGAATTTAAATAATAGTAAAATTAAAGAAGATTGTGAATTTGCAATTGAACCTTTTTTTACAAAAGGAGAACCAAAAGTAAAATCAATTGGTTCTTCAAATCATATGCATTTAGCAAAAGACAAACCTATTAGAGATCCTATCGCTAAAAAAGTATTAATTTATATTAAGGAAAATTTTCCTGAACTACCATTTTCAAAAAGATGGTTACTAAAAGATGTTATAACAAAAATTAATCCAAATATTAAAGGCAAGGAAAAAGGTTTTGATTTAAGAAAAGTAAATTACGCTGTAAAAATTTTAAAAGATCATGGTATATTGTACGAATATGACTGTTTGGTATCAAATGATGGAAGTATAATTACACAGTTTGAAGATAGCGTAGTTTTTGATAAAGATAAAAAAATCGTTTTAACGAGATTATAA
- the cyaB gene encoding class IV adenylate cyclase, whose amino-acid sequence MEEIEIKIRNINKKDIIEKIEKLGGQKNFTGKVIDFRFDTPDRKLSKQGKALRIRQKGRYIFLNLKGKKKSIQNITGRDEIGVKLSNGKIMHKILNELGFIKIFELNKYRTEYKLLEVKFDIDEYLGMPPILEIEGDSYEIVEEYIEKLGIDAENIGRVYIREILAAKRKYDERRALHSKPVETPTNEHKINYKEIM is encoded by the coding sequence ATGGAAGAAATTGAAATTAAAATTAGAAATATCAATAAAAAAGATATTATCGAGAAAATTGAAAAATTAGGAGGTCAAAAGAATTTTACAGGTAAAGTTATTGATTTTAGATTTGACACTCCAGATAGAAAATTATCAAAGCAAGGAAAAGCTTTAAGAATTAGGCAAAAAGGAAGATACATCTTTTTGAACCTTAAAGGAAAAAAGAAATCCATTCAAAATATTACTGGTAGGGATGAAATTGGTGTAAAATTAAGTAATGGTAAAATTATGCACAAAATCTTAAACGAATTAGGTTTCATTAAAATATTTGAATTAAACAAATATAGAACTGAATACAAATTACTTGAAGTAAAGTTTGACATTGATGAATACTTAGGAATGCCTCCAATCTTAGAAATTGAAGGAGATAGCTACGAAATAGTAGAAGAATACATTGAAAAATTAGGCATTGATGCTGAAAATATCGGAAGAGTCTACATCAGAGAAATACTTGCAGCAAAAAGAAAATACGATGAAAGAAGAGCTCTACACAGCAAACCTGTAGAAACTCCAACAAACGAACACAAAATCAATTACAAAGAAATCATGTAA
- a CDS encoding NFYB/HAP3 family transcription factor subunit, translated as MAKRENILPFAPIGKLIQDSTGKRVSKDAKETAAQILEEVTEKIIKKAALITEHSKRKTVKSKDINLAYNQVKGEL; from the coding sequence ATGGCAAAAAGAGAAAATATATTGCCTTTTGCTCCAATTGGGAAGCTAATTCAAGACTCAACAGGAAAAAGGGTCTCAAAAGATGCAAAAGAAACAGCTGCGCAGATACTCGAAGAAGTAACTGAAAAAATCATAAAAAAAGCAGCATTAATTACAGAACATTCTAAAAGAAAAACTGTAAAAAGTAAAGATATAAATCTTGCATACAATCAAGTAAAGGGTGAATTATGA
- a CDS encoding NFYB/HAP3 family transcription factor subunit → MKGLPILALERLMKEKGAERVSDDAKEELKKILENYLYDLSQKASKIASHSGRKTINSGDLLIAKE, encoded by the coding sequence ATGAAAGGACTACCAATTTTAGCACTAGAGAGATTAATGAAAGAAAAAGGAGCCGAAAGAGTTTCAGATGATGCAAAAGAAGAATTAAAGAAAATCTTGGAAAATTATCTCTACGACTTATCTCAAAAAGCATCAAAAATTGCTTCACATTCAGGAAGAAAAACAATTAATTCTGGAGATCTATTAATTGCTAAAGAGTAG
- a CDS encoding transcription initiation factor IIB: protein MVDEHIKKCPDCGGTNLYHNKDRGEIVCRTCGLVIDNKNISLGKEWRDFEEDDDSEMRRSGAPTSYTKYDLGMGTAIGSESDTYSLDKKQRYKLQRLKRWQKRLSTVMEKNLKIALGELRRLSSYLNLPTSIEEEAGKIYTEAVQKNLVRGRSIESVVAGVIYAACRRQNIPRTLDEISEASGIDKKEIGRSYRYVTRELKIKILPSNPVDYISRFASVLNYSPETQSRGIEILSQALSLELTSGRGPIGIAAAALYIAGLLEGERRTQRDISEVSGVTEVTIRNRYKEIITKLNLEDEIKKIKAKNKEKEEDNESGL from the coding sequence ATGGTTGATGAACATATAAAAAAATGTCCTGACTGTGGTGGAACTAACTTATACCACAACAAAGATAGAGGAGAAATTGTCTGTAGAACATGCGGATTAGTGATTGATAATAAAAATATTTCTCTTGGAAAAGAATGGAGAGATTTTGAAGAAGACGATGATTCTGAAATGAGAAGATCTGGAGCTCCAACTTCATATACAAAATACGACTTAGGTATGGGAACTGCAATTGGTTCTGAGAGTGATACTTATTCGTTAGACAAAAAACAAAGATACAAACTACAAAGATTAAAGAGATGGCAAAAAAGGTTATCTACTGTAATGGAAAAAAATCTTAAAATTGCTCTAGGGGAATTAAGAAGATTATCATCTTACTTAAATCTACCAACTTCAATTGAAGAAGAAGCAGGTAAAATTTATACTGAAGCTGTTCAAAAAAATTTGGTTAGGGGAAGAAGTATTGAGAGTGTTGTTGCAGGAGTAATTTATGCAGCATGTAGAAGACAAAACATTCCAAGAACCTTAGATGAGATTTCTGAAGCATCAGGAATTGACAAAAAAGAAATTGGAAGATCATATAGATATGTTACAAGAGAATTAAAAATTAAGATTCTACCATCAAATCCAGTAGATTATATTTCAAGATTTGCATCAGTTCTAAACTATAGTCCTGAAACGCAATCAAGAGGAATCGAGATTTTATCACAAGCACTCTCGTTAGAACTAACTTCTGGAAGAGGACCAATTGGAATTGCAGCAGCAGCTCTATATATTGCCGGACTTTTAGAAGGAGAAAGAAGAACACAAAGAGACATATCTGAAGTTTCTGGAGTAACTGAAGTTACAATTAGAAATAGATACAAAGAAATAATTACTAAATTAAATCTTGAAGACGAAATTAAAAAAATCAAAGCAAAAAATAAGGAGAAGGAAGAAGACAATGAAAGTGGATTATAA
- a CDS encoding N-acetylmuramidase domain-containing protein, translating to MSNLFKNKKGIWDKIIILMIMLFVVMIVWSSFSKNSDALKILDAAQIYYDNQCEISDKYCDKVLKNCNDEECSSDEESILKLYSEIKDCDYYEDSCSKEEEYRWNEFKERLEDLKSDEKSSLSNSNYENVLAESEAKKVYEELDLDKVISKYSTIDDINKIKSIILIETKSNPLDTEGHPTLRFECHKFNKYVGANTMPCTINSGESFSRVSSETNKDAFMKAKEIDERSAILSTSFGFGQIMGFNYQKAGYDSPEKFYKDMFDPEKQIAAMINFIESTPVLKNELDKENTDWSIIARNYNGPAYAENSYDEKLEDTFKSLS from the coding sequence ATGTCAAACCTTTTTAAAAATAAGAAAGGAATATGGGATAAAATAATAATTTTAATGATTATGTTATTTGTTGTAATGATAGTATGGTCTTCATTTTCTAAAAATTCAGATGCTCTAAAAATTTTAGATGCAGCGCAAATTTATTATGATAATCAATGTGAAATCTCAGATAAATATTGTGATAAAGTTCTAAAAAATTGTAATGACGAAGAATGTTCCTCAGATGAAGAAAGCATCTTAAAGTTATATTCTGAAATTAAAGATTGTGATTATTATGAAGATAGTTGTTCAAAAGAAGAAGAATATAGATGGAATGAATTTAAAGAGAGATTAGAAGATTTAAAATCTGATGAAAAAAGTTCTCTTTCAAATTCAAATTATGAAAATGTACTTGCAGAAAGTGAAGCTAAAAAAGTTTACGAAGAATTAGACTTAGACAAAGTAATTAGTAAATATTCAACTATTGATGATATAAATAAAATAAAATCAATAATCTTAATTGAGACAAAATCTAACCCTTTAGATACTGAAGGTCATCCAACACTTAGATTTGAATGTCATAAATTTAATAAATATGTGGGAGCAAATACAATGCCTTGTACAATAAATTCTGGAGAAAGTTTTAGTAGAGTTTCATCTGAAACAAATAAAGATGCGTTCATGAAAGCAAAGGAAATAGATGAAAGGTCGGCAATATTAAGTACAAGTTTTGGTTTTGGACAAATAATGGGTTTTAATTATCAAAAAGCAGGATATGATAGTCCTGAAAAATTTTACAAAGATATGTTTGACCCAGAAAAACAAATTGCTGCAATGATTAACTTTATTGAATCAACACCAGTACTAAAAAATGAATTAGATAAAGAAAATACTGATTGGAGTATTATCGCAAGAAATTATAATGGTCCCGCTTATGCTGAAAATAGTTATGATGAGAAATTAGAGGATACATTTAAATCTTTATCTTAA